The genomic region AGCTTTATGGTTTCAACAGCAccctgttagtgatgggcaaatccggcaggcatgaatttgcggcaaatttcggTGTCAGAATAGTCACCCGCATAAAATTTTTACCCGttaaattatttggacgcccattgactttaatgcatttggacaaaatagttgcgcgtagaaaaattgtcgctcacatcaaaattgttgcatgtcaaaataattttgacgcccatagacttctgcATTTCGCTAAAGTTTTGCCGTTTAgcaaattttccagaaaaaaaaggtaaaaggcCAAACCTATGCCAAAGTTTGCATATAGCCTGTTCAGAGAACTTTTTCAGATGCAGACAATTTAAAATGGAGCCAGTAGTTAATTTGAACTTACCTGACAGGAGTCAATGTTTCCTGTAGCATAACCAGCACATATCATTGACTGATCTATTAAACTTCCATACatctgagaactgctgcataaGTCTAAATTAATTATCTTTACTTCAGCCTGCTGTAGCACTTGGGATACTGAacctaaaaaaatacaaacatacataacatactgtaagttttaacttttttttttaattattgccatTTATATTCTGCTTACTTCCAAACTGCAATTGAGAATGACGTttgctgggggtcactgactttgAACTGGTCTGATTGTTACTCTTATCAGCTACTTtccttttatttctattatttattttctattaattttaCATTCTGCATTACCTGTTTACTCGAATAGTTAACCCCTAGCAATTATACAGCAGTTGACATTCCTAGATTGTGAGATGCAGaacaacaatgtaaaaacaaaattgtaagACGACTTTATAATTATCTTAGctggtgaactaccccttaaaggTGCTGAGAATGTAGTCAAGGCTGCTTTTGCAATACAGTATTCGACTTAATACATTTTTCCACCACCTTACCATTAACTGTGCTGTAATTCTATATGAACTCTTTGAGTGCTAGCTTGTAATGGGCCTACCTGTAACCAAGAGACTCCCATCAGGAGAAAGTTTGCCCAGCAACCACCTGGGGATGGTGGGCCATGGCTGCCAGCCAGTGAGCTGGGAGTATTGTTGGTTACCTGGCAACCCTCTGACTTTACCACTCCGCAAGGAAACTGTACAGACCTTTGCAGTAAGAAATAGGCATGTCACAAAGTAATATGATTAATCAGGCCGATGCTAATGTTCTAATGCCAAAGATGAAGTCTCTGGCTTCTGCACTTCCATTTATAGGCACCTAAAGGGGAATCCCCTACAGGCTGGCATTAAGAGTTGGTGCCTGCTGGCTGAACTGTATATTAGCCAATTTTGTacatgtgaaataaaatgtatttcacctACTTACATGCTGCATAAATCAAAGAGCCATCAGGAAATGTTTCATCTGGTTAACCTACAGTATAGAAATAATTTTCAGACAATTTTAAGGTCCCCATTGTGTTCTAACTTTTGGTTCTaaccacttagctcataacaaggtgatAAATGTTATTAAGTTCAACAACATCTAGACGTCCAGACGTGTGTTCACCCTAACCTAGTTTTGCCTTCAGCCtgggccttaaaggggtggttcacctttaaggtaacttttagaatgttatagaatggccaattctaagcaacttttcaattggtcttcatatctagtttttatacttttaaagttatttgcctttttcttctgactctttgcagctttcaaatgggcgttgctgaccccttctaaaaaacaaatgctctgtacggttacaaatgtattgttactttttgttactcgtctttctattcaggcctctcctattcatattccactctcttatttacatcagtgcatggttgctagggtaatttggttccttgctaccagaatgcttaaaatgcaaattgaagagctgctgaataaaaagctaaataactcaaaaactttaaataataaaaaattaaaaccaattacaaattggctcagaatatccctctctacaccatacCCCTTTAATGAATCCATATGCAACCAGAAATGAATGCACCCAAAGTCTTGCCTTATCTAGCATGCAGGCTCATTTTCATATCCACTGCTTTCATTCCTTCACAGGAAGTGAGCCCCACAATTTAGGAACCTATGATCTATAACCTTTGCCATTTAGAAAACAGAACCAGTTACCAATTAATAATATGATTTATGTATCTCAAAAAATAGATATCTTAGTTAGGAAATCATGCCAAATATCAATATTATTACAAACCTCCATCTTTAAGTGCTCCCCATCCAGTGATGTAACATGATGAGTTATCAGAAAATATATCAGATGCTTCTGGTAGGCACACTGGCCGAATAGTCCTTGTAAAGTTCAGTGGAGTGAATAATTTAAGGAGTGCAATATCATTCTTGTGGGTTTCACTGGTGTAACCTTCATAGATGATAATTTTCTCGATCTTAAACTCAGAACCAGAGGATACATTTATTGTTCCCAAAGCTACTGTCCATGAATTCACATTCGCATTCCTTTGGAAAGAGAGAACAACTAGCTTACAGATTTTCACACATATTTCAATGTATTTCTTTGAAAATAgggaaaatctaattttatttggTCAacactttttattgtatttagaattagccatccaaATGTTCAAATGTAGCCACTTTTGGGAGTTTCCTGTATGTAATGGGAATATCAAAACAGCAGGAGTGTTAGTAATCACTGCTTCAAGCTGGGGggctggtttttatgcacattGTACAGCAACATAAATGTCtcctataataaaagttatttcagTGTGTTATCATtggatattattaaaaaaagggaaattaaacaCCCATGAATGgcaataaaattaaatgtttcattgtttgGTCCCTTGAGGGAGCtttcacccctttaaaaaggaagGTTCTCTCAACAGACTGAAATGTCAACTGAATAAATCTTattctagatactgtatatagatgaaAACTTACATATCAAAACAATGAGCAGCAGTTACCAGCCAGGTATCATTGATTAAAGAAGCTCCACACCTATGACTACCATATAAACGCAGACTTGCTTGCCAAGGCCATGAACCCAGTGCTGCATTAGTTCCGCCCACTATTCTGTTTGACCCTGAAGGACCTCCAATTCCACAAGCTGTTTAAAGCATaaattaaatcaaaataatattACTAAAAAGTGTACAATTGAAAAACTTTAAAGACACAACACATGATATTATAAAAAGTATAATGTTGAGATTACATGATACCTCtgggtttttaaaacaaaatttcacaattttcaaGGACCAGTAACCCTGCCAAATGAAATTGGGTAATTCATTTGAATTTCATGTCAGTTTTCCTCACCAAGGTCTagaaaaataatcagattttcatgCTCACATaatatatactattatactatATAATTACTGTAAATTTTGTATAATTTACATGTGCATTTTCTATGTTACTGGCCCTTATATGACTAAACTCATAATATAGGGGTTCACACAAGCGATGCTTTGGCATAGCACATTGCATTTCATGTTACTAGCAACTAAAATGACAgtcgtgtacaggtatgggatcagttatccagaattcagGCTCCAAACTACAGGAAACCCAAGGCCCTTTCATTGCATTGCCTGCTTCTGAGAGCATGACCAGGCTCTGAATGGTGCAGCACACATGGAAACTTTCTAGATGATGACAGAACAAAATGCATACACTTTTGTCCAAGATTAGATTTTTCACAGAAATAATCTGTCAAACAAgttgtttattaaaacatcaattttACTTTGTGGACATTTTGAAAAATAGCACTAAAGGGACAGATTTTAAAGCCAGTATTGATAATACAGTTGGAAAGAAGAAAATTGAACTTTCAACACTGATGTGGATGTCACTTAGCTAGCAGGGTCTATTGTTGTTCAAGGGTGAGTAATACTATAAATTCTTACAAGAAAGGCCCTGTGACTCAATgttcccttttttgtttttaccttttatACTGGCACGCAACTTAAAATGTAATGCAAACGTGTAGCTTTGTGTTAAGGTAGGCATCTAAGTTTAATGTGAGCAGATATAATGGTTTTGCCAGAAATAACAATAGTATTTCTTACTGTGACATCCATTTTGTACtattaaaatgctaataaaatcttttgaaaaaaagtctaGATTAAATATCGCTCCCCCCAGTTCCCACtgccatattaaaggggtggttcacctttaaggtaacttttattatgttatagaacaaccaattctaagcaacttttcaattggttttcattatttattttttatagttttatagttattagtctttttcttctgctttcaaatgggcgtcgctgtcccctactaaaaaacaaattctctgtacggctataaatgtattgttattgttactttttattactgatccttctattcaggctctctcctattaatattccagtctcttattcaaatcaatgcatggttgccaagctaatttgggccctagttaccagattgcttaaaatgcaaattgaagagcttctgaataaaaagctaaataacccaaaaaccttcAGTAATATAACATGAAgaaaatgcaaattatctcagaaaatcaagttgtctcaaaggtgaacaacccctttaagaaaacccACCACCCttaaatacactaaggggcagatttactaagtttgagtgaagaattcaaatgtaaagaaattcgaatttcgaagtattttttgggtactttgaccatcgaattggtcaaattcgattgaatcgaatgattcgaacgattcgaagtaaaaatcgttcgactattcaaacattcgatggtcgaagtactgtctctttaaaaaatacttcgacttcatacttcgtcactttaaacctaccaaggtgtaatgttagccaatggggaccttccccaacacttttctaacctttttttgatctaataaaaatatatataaaatattcgaattcgaaggatttaactttgagggtcgtattcgagggtttattaaccctcgaaattcgacccttgataaatctaccccatagagtCCATATCCTGATGAAATGTTACCATAAACTTACAGCTCACAGGATGTTTTTATGTGAATATTTTAGAACTGCTGCCTTGGGGCCACCCCATTTACTTGAATGGGAAATGCCAGAAAGAGTCAGTAATGGCATCAGCCTTATTGGTCACTGACGATAAAGGAAGCAAAGAATGTCATATCTTTGTTAGCACACCTGACCTGTTGTTCATTGTTCCAAGTTTTGCAAACAATGACAAGACACAGGTGTGAGTCAGCTCTGTGCTGAAATGAAATGCAGTGGAACAAGTACCTACCTTTATTCTATAGTACTATACcaaaattaataattatttacagTAAGGAGGAAGTTTTATAACACTGACTTTCCTATTATTAACAATTATAATACCATTTAATAGATGTATCTTGATGATGTCAGAATGGACCATTTAGAGTTACATACCTGCTACTGATTGGGCAGCAATGAACAAAAATGTGTTGGAGTAAAAAAGACTAGAATAAGAATAAATAAGTCctgaaataaattgtgttttttaatggcTTTATTAGCTATAGCACAAATGGCATTCAATTGCTGTTACTCAGTAAGAAGCaacaaaaattctgcatttctacAGGTAACTTCCCATTGACAACAATGAGACGTGCCACCAGCATGCCAGGAGCtttctatttcattcaactgaatATGGGCAGTAGTGATCCCTAACATTTTGATGCTGATATGCATAGTATTAATACTATAAAGTATCGATATAGATAGATTTTGTTTCTTCTATTAGGGGCTAAATCAAATTTGATCACATCAAACTGCTGAGTGTTTACTTTGGGCAACTGGATAGATATGGGTAACCTAGGTAGAATTTAGCCCCATGATGTTTTTGTGGTCTAATATTAAAGTATAGAATAAGTGGGGAAAAAATAGGACCTACAAACTTACATACAGTAGGAATGACACTTGCTTTGTGAACCAACATTGTAAAGATAAAGCAGCTATAAAACTGGTTGCAATATCAATTTagccatttaaaatgtaatattaaagtaaatgttatataagaTATTGAAAATGAGTTTGGATCACACCTGAACTTTTTCATCTTCCTTGTTCTACTACAACGATGTATGACCCTTTGTCATTTCTTACAAAATCTGTTTATGCTATTTCGCCAATAGTCCCTCTTCAGGTTCACTAAGTAATGGATTATACTGCCATACAATGTACTTTGTCTTGTAAAGCACATGTGGAATCCAGTTCATACTGCCTGAGGCAGTAGTCAAGTGTTTGTGGCTATACAAAAAATCACCCCCTTGGGTGCCTGTCACGATTTACAGTTTAAATATACTAAGGTATATGGCACATAGGGAGATTTTACATGCAGGGATCTggcaaaatcaataaaaatgcagaaaaggGCAGGTTTATATATCTGTCACTGGGATGTATTGCTTTATCTCGAAGGATAAGTGGGAATTAAACTTTAATCCTTTTATTCTATTGTTTCGTATTCTTTTTAAACACCATTATTTATCTTCTTCATTAAGATATGTCCCTTGAAGTATACTTGCAAAAcatgaaaatatgcatttatgcttacaacaaacatatatatgttaGTAGTTTTGAAAAGTGTCAAAGTGTCTCTGAACATAATGCAAGTGTAACAAGGTGTTAACAGAGCAGAGAGGTTTGTTGTAATTAAGATGTATTCAGAGTATATAATGTGTTAGTTAGTTGGTAATTTAACTGGCCCtaaatttttaatatatacataccTTTAAAGTCTGCAGAAGTCGCCTGAATGGTTGTGTAAGTTGCTGTTGTGCTTGGAACTGAAAATGCAAGTGAATGGAAATGTGACTGTAATATAAGTCTTTGAAATGTGATTGCCtccatatggcatatttttacagaaataagCTTGTCCATCTTATTGAAGATAAACATGTCagtaatgcaataaaagtataatgaaaaaatgcaatatacggagggtttttttaaggaaatctatcccacaaacaatgtaggtcaacataaaatatattgtataaaatagtttatatgtaaaacccagattcatgtaaataataatatacttttgctgttgcttaagtatttatatttgagggtataattttcctttaaggttccccACTATATTAGGGTGTAGGTGTGTGGAGCATTGTTAACCACAATGCCCACCAAGCTACAGTGGATAAATATAAAGAAGCTGCCATGCTGCTATTTGATGAAAATGCCAGCCTGTTTCTGTGTTGTCAGGTACATCAGAAAAAACACTTTTGCTGCTTTCTAGTTGCAAAAGCGATGGATCAACTATTTTCTATATGAACAAAAGCAAAATCTGTGTGCAGCTAGTATTCTCACAGATGCTCACTACATGTCACAAGATGGGGAATGTGGAGTGACGTGTTGTGATGACTGTTTTGCCTTCATGGTCTAGAGAGTATTTTGGAGAAATTACTTCTAATTTTCATCCTTCTAAGAAATGAGTAATGAGTATCTTAAGAAATACCAGCCCTTACAATAAAAGTGAATATGAAAGAAGTAATGATGAAGAGTATAATGTTGTTTAGGCAGTTTGATAATCACTAGGATGTTTTGTGCAACAAGTCAGTTTGTTGCATCATTTCCTCTCTGTTTCAGTGTCAGTAAATGTATACTTGCTGGAGAAATTATGCTCATCTACCACGCAAAATCCAGTAACTGCAGCACTCTGATAATTACGATGATTATtcaatattataattttattgactcattagctcatgtagacaaaaagtggcaacgtttcaggcctcgcagggccctttatcaaggcttgtgCTGCAGTTACTGGATAATACATAGTATACCCTTGACCCGAGGCAGGTTGGGCTAATCACTGCTGAGCACCTGATCCAAAAGGATTGTGCACAAGGTTTGAGCGCTCCATTTCTGTGTGGCATCTACCACGCAAAAGACCAGCACAAAGCATCTAGTCTGCCAAGTCTCATATGGGAAACACTTGATTTTTTTAGCCAACACTTGTCCAGAACTAAATGGGACTACTGGAGACAGGTCCACTTTAGACAAGATACTGTAGGTGTCACTTATTTAGATATTATATATTTGCTCCAAGCAGATACATATCAGACTTTCCTTGATGAAGTAACAATGTGCAAAACCACTAAGGCAATGAACTGAGAATGAAGGAACTTGATATATCCTCATGTCAGAAATTGTGTCATTTCATTAATCATAGGCGGATGGATTTTTAATTTAAGGAAATCAATTGTTGGCATTGTGTCCTTTCATATGTCATGAGCTCGTGTTTAGATGACTAACTGATTTATGGAATACACATTAATAAGTTGATTATAAAGCAGATACATATCAGGCTTTCCTTATAAAATAACAATGTGCAAAGCCACTAAGACAATGAACTGAGAATGAAGGAACTTGATATGAATCTGAAGTACAAGTGCTCTTTCCTCATGCCAAAATATTTTGTCATTTCATTAATCACAGGCGGATGGATTTCTAACTTAAGGAAATCAGTTGTTGGCATTGAGCTTGTATGTAAATCATGAGCTTGTGTTCAGATGACTAACTTATTTGTGGAGTACACATTAATAAGTAGATTATATTCCTTGactctcaggggcacatttactaagggttgaagtgaattcaaagtgaattttcgaattaaaaaaacttcaaaagtcaaagacatttttgggtacttcgaccatcgaataggccaaattttaatttgactttgattcgaattggaaaaacttagaatattcgaccattcaaaaatcgaagtactgtctctttaaaaaaccttgacttcgacacttcaccaccttaaacctgccaaattgctatgttagcctatggggacctcctagaacctatagccaacatttggctaagtttttagaagtcaaagttttttttttttgaaaatcgttcaatcgattgattaaatcgtttgaatcgttcgaaaaCTGCTgaatttaatccaaaaaaaaaaacttagactattgaatcttttcaattcaatggtcgaatttcaaagttttagcacttctaaattcgacccttagtaaatgtgcccctcagtgtgtgATCTTGCATTATGTATtgataattaattatttaatattcatGCATTAAATGCACAGCAAAATTTGTTGTATATTAGGGTGTAGGTGTGTGGAGCATTGTTAACCACAATGCCCACCAAGTTATAGTGGATAAATATAAAGAAGCTGCCATGCTGCTTCCTGATGTTAAGAGGCCTTGTCTAACAAACTGATATTCTGAGTATGGTCAGGgttaaataaaatgtgtaaattaaaacagcaataataaaaagaaaccgGGGTAGGGGAATCTTACCACTGTAAAGGAGTTTCTCTGCATCTGAAGCAGTAATTTCTGAAAGAAAGAGATATGTTAttcaatatttaattattattttattattatgttaaatttaattattgtactgtatgtactgtacaaaGCATAACAGCTAAATGTGAACAAGTTAACAATTATTTTAtagagcagggatctccaacctttttttacttataagccacattcaaatgtaaaaataattggggagcaGCATAAGCATGAACAAAGTTCccggggatgtcaaataaggactgtgattagctatgtggtagcccctatgttgactggcagcctaaaagaggctctgttttgcagtaaacatggttttatgcaacttGCAAAACttgcttaaaattaaaatattagaacctgctttgaggccaaagtgagcaacatccaagggtttggtgagcaacatgttgcttgtgagccactggttggggaccactgttataGAGCATGGGACGTTACATTGGCAACGTATGTAAAGGAATTCAATAGGAATGATATGAACTTGGAATTTTCTCTGAATTTTAGctctgaaaaaataaattttttagacCTTCAGGTCTATATAGATAAATGCATACACATACGTTTTTCAAAAACGTTGATGTTAATAATTATGTCTTAGCTTCAAATATTCGTAATCACCAATGGATTAAGAGTATTGTTAATGGACAATTTAGATGAAGAGGTTataaggaaaaagagaaaaggaaagctTATGAGTCTGTGAGAAATTTGGATAGGGATAAAATTTTGGAATACAAGAAGAAGAGAGGCAtctcaaaatgaaaagaaaacaggCTACTTTGATTTGAGCCATTAGAAATATCATAGAGAAGCAGTGGGATATATTAGATttagataaagaattgtaataaTCCTTCCCTATAAACCTAGAGTTGAATTTCAAAAAGCTCCAAAACAAAGACTGCTACATACTTTAAAGAGTGATAGGGAGAAGGGAGGACtacatcaaggtttttttttccctttgagcTTTTGTATATCGTATAAATATGGTGGGAGAGTGAAAACTTAGTTATTGCATTGGGGAAACGTTTCAGATTCAGGATCTTATTAAGTGTGATAAATCAACGTCGGCTACGTGTTGGAATGCCCTTGTGgccttaaaaaaagaaacctacctGATAAATGAAGGGAGCTCTGGTCAACATTAAAGCcggtttttgaagtatttgtcATATTTTCTACAAATATCTTTTGGACAGATGAGGCACTGCTCCCATTGTTGGCAAAGTTAAATGATAGAACAAATACTGGTATTACACTTCCAGAACTGTAAAAGATAAAAGGCAAATTCTACTTAGAAGCAATCAGTAAAGTGGTATAGAAATTGTATATAACTTAATTTTTCCAATTTtattagtaatacaggtatgggattccgttatctggaaacccgttatccagaaagctccgaattatggaaaggccgtttcTCAAAgaatccattttattcaaataatccaaatttttaaaaatgatttcctttttctctgtaataataaaacaataggcttcttttgcttctaataaggatgaattatatcttagtttggatcaagtacaaggtactgttttattataacagaaaaaggatattatttggataaaatgtctatgggagacagcctttcagtaatctAAATATGCAGGAATCATTGAAACAACACATGTAAACATGAGGATCCATACAGCATTGCTTAGAAACAACTAAAATTTCTAAAGAATCTTGAAGACCAGGAATGTGTTTAATGTCTTGGTAAATTGCAAATGACATATAAAAAGTGGAAAAGcctaataaaaatgcaataataattaaaactaggaatgcaccgaatccaggattcggttcgggattctgtctttttcagcaggataaggattcggcagaatccttctgcccggccgaacagaatccgaatcctaatttgcataaacaaattagggacggggagagaaatcgcatgacttt from Xenopus laevis strain J_2021 chromosome 1S, Xenopus_laevis_v10.1, whole genome shotgun sequence harbors:
- the LOC108706787 gene encoding transmembrane protease serine 11C translates to MKSPQFKITIAVITATFVLLLAAAISAIVVVVVLAKQTPASSANNRRYFSGSLRILNLNYSNEYQTATSNEFRQMAAKIEVLIDSAYKDSDLRNQYNRTQIISLSSGSVIPVFVLSFNFANNGSSASSVQKIFVENMTNTSKTGFNVDQSSLHLSEITASDAEKLLYSVPSTTATYTTIQATSADFKACGIGGPSGSNRIVGGTNAALGSWPWQASLRLYGSHRCGASLINDTWLVTAAHCFDMNANVNSWTVALGTINVSSGSEFKIEKIIIYEGYTSETHKNDIALLKLFTPLNFTRTIRPVCLPEASDIFSDNSSCYITGWGALKDGGSVSQVLQQAEVKIINLDLCSSSQMYGSLIDQSMICAGYATGNIDSCQGDSGGPLVTLKSGRWVLIGVVSFGYGCALPNKLGVYSRITYLHNWITKHSGL